One window of Pectobacterium carotovorum genomic DNA carries:
- a CDS encoding rhodanese-like domain-containing protein: protein MQEIMPFVSKHPILSIAWVALLVAVIVLTVKSKLSNVKEVVRGEAIRLINKEDAVVVDIRNRDDYRRGHIASAFNLLPNDIKNGSVGELEKHKSQPIIVVCANGLSSREAAENLHKAGFERVQVLKDGLAGWSGENLPLVRGK, encoded by the coding sequence ATGCAAGAGATTATGCCATTCGTTAGCAAGCACCCTATTTTGAGCATCGCCTGGGTTGCGCTGTTGGTTGCGGTAATTGTACTTACTGTGAAGAGTAAACTGTCGAACGTAAAAGAAGTGGTTCGCGGTGAAGCGATCCGACTGATTAATAAAGAAGATGCCGTCGTCGTTGATATCCGTAACCGTGACGACTATCGCCGTGGCCATATTGCCAGCGCATTTAACCTGTTGCCGAACGACATTAAAAACGGCAGCGTAGGTGAACTTGAAAAACACAAGTCGCAGCCGATTATCGTGGTGTGCGCTAACGGTCTCTCTTCACGCGAAGCGGCCGAGAATTTGCACAAGGCTGGTTTTGAGCGTGTACAGGTACTGAAAGACGGTCTGGCTGGCTGGAGTGGTGAGAATCTGCCTTTAGTCCGCGGCAAATAA
- the secB gene encoding protein-export chaperone SecB: MSEQNNTEMAFQIQRIYTKDISFEAPNAPQVFQQEWQPEVKLDLDTASSQLADDIYEVVLRVTVTASLGEETAFLCEVQQGGIFTVGGIEGTQLAHCLGAYCPNILFPYARECITSLVSRGTFPQLNLAPVNFDALFMNYLQQQTEGEGAAQHQDA, encoded by the coding sequence ATGTCTGAACAAAACAACACAGAAATGGCTTTCCAAATCCAGCGTATCTACACCAAAGATATCTCTTTTGAAGCGCCGAATGCGCCTCAGGTGTTCCAGCAGGAATGGCAGCCGGAAGTAAAACTGGATCTGGATACGGCTTCTAGCCAACTGGCTGATGACATCTATGAAGTCGTACTGCGTGTGACCGTAACGGCTTCTCTGGGTGAAGAAACTGCATTTCTGTGTGAAGTTCAGCAAGGTGGTATCTTTACCGTTGGCGGCATCGAAGGAACTCAGCTGGCGCACTGCCTGGGCGCATACTGCCCGAACATTCTGTTCCCTTATGCGCGTGAGTGCATCACCAGCCTGGTTTCTCGCGGTACCTTCCCGCAACTGAATCTGGCGCCAGTTAACTTTGATGCGCTGTTCATGAATTACTTGCAGCAGCAGACTGAAGGTGAAGGCGCTGCGCAGCATCAGGATGCCTGA
- the gpsA gene encoding NAD(P)H-dependent glycerol-3-phosphate dehydrogenase, translating to MNASDASMTVIGAGSYGTALAITLARNGHRVVLWGHNPTHIQALQAARCNQAFLPDVPFPDSLQLETNLAQALAASRNVLVVVPSHVFGDVLRQLKPHLRADARIVWATKGLEAETGRLLQDVAREALGETIPLAVVSGPTFAKELAAGMPTAIALASTDSEFADDLQRLLHCGKSFRVYSNPDFIGVQLGGAVKNVIAIGAGMSDGIGFGANARTALITRGLAEMTRLGAALGADPTTFMGMAGLGDLVLTCTDNQSRNRRFGMMLGQGMDVQSAQDSIGQVVEGYRNTKEVLALAQRYGVEMPITEQLWQVLYCGKDAREAALSLLGRTRKDETAKL from the coding sequence ATGAACGCGTCTGACGCTTCAATGACCGTCATCGGTGCTGGTTCGTACGGCACCGCGTTGGCCATTACGCTGGCGCGTAATGGCCATCGAGTCGTGCTGTGGGGCCACAACCCTACGCACATTCAGGCGTTACAGGCCGCTCGCTGTAATCAGGCATTCCTGCCGGATGTGCCTTTCCCCGATTCGCTACAGCTGGAAACCAATCTGGCGCAGGCGCTTGCTGCCAGCAGAAACGTGCTGGTCGTTGTGCCGAGCCATGTGTTTGGTGATGTTCTGCGCCAGTTGAAACCTCATTTGCGTGCCGATGCGCGTATCGTGTGGGCGACTAAAGGGCTGGAAGCGGAAACGGGGCGCTTGTTGCAAGATGTCGCACGCGAAGCGCTGGGCGAAACTATCCCGCTTGCGGTGGTATCCGGCCCGACATTTGCCAAAGAATTAGCGGCAGGCATGCCGACGGCGATTGCGCTGGCATCAACGGACAGTGAATTTGCTGACGACTTGCAACGGCTGCTGCACTGTGGGAAGAGCTTCCGCGTTTACAGCAACCCCGATTTTATCGGCGTGCAACTGGGCGGCGCGGTAAAAAACGTCATTGCTATCGGTGCTGGGATGTCTGACGGTATTGGGTTTGGTGCCAATGCACGAACGGCTCTGATCACCCGCGGACTGGCGGAAATGACCCGTCTTGGCGCAGCGCTGGGCGCGGATCCTACCACCTTTATGGGGATGGCAGGGCTTGGCGATCTGGTATTGACCTGTACTGATAATCAGTCCCGTAACCGGCGCTTTGGCATGATGCTGGGGCAGGGAATGGATGTACAGAGCGCGCAGGATAGCATTGGTCAGGTTGTTGAAGGGTACCGCAATACGAAAGAGGTGCTGGCATTAGCGCAGCGCTACGGCGTTGAGATGCCGATTACTGAGCAACTCTGGCAGGTGCTGTATTGTGGGAAAGATGCCCGAGAGGCGGCGCTGAGCCTATTAGGGCGCACGCGTAAAGACGAAACCGCCAAGTTATAA
- the cysE gene encoding serine O-acetyltransferase, which produces MSTEELELVWTNIKAEARSLADCEPMLASFFHATLLKHENLGSALSYMLANKLANSIMPAIAIREVVEEAYRADPQMIVSAARDIQAVCLRDPAVDKYSTPLLYLKGFHALQAYRIGHWLWSQDRKALAVYFQNQISVSFGVDIHPAARIGCGIMLDHATGIVIGETAVVENDVSILQSVTLGGTGKTSGDRHPKIREGVMIGAGAKILGNIEVGCGAKIGAGSVVLQSVPPHTTAAGVPARIVGRPESDKPAMDMDQYFNGINRGFEYGDGI; this is translated from the coding sequence ATGTCAACAGAAGAACTGGAACTGGTCTGGACCAATATCAAGGCAGAAGCGCGTAGTCTCGCGGACTGCGAACCGATGCTAGCCAGCTTTTTTCATGCCACGTTGCTGAAGCACGAGAATCTGGGTAGCGCACTGAGCTATATGCTGGCGAACAAGCTGGCAAACTCGATCATGCCTGCGATCGCCATTCGAGAGGTGGTGGAAGAAGCCTACCGCGCCGATCCACAAATGATCGTATCTGCTGCGCGCGATATTCAGGCCGTCTGCCTGCGTGATCCGGCGGTGGATAAATACTCGACGCCGCTGCTCTATCTGAAAGGGTTCCATGCATTACAGGCGTATCGTATCGGGCACTGGCTTTGGTCGCAGGATCGTAAAGCGCTAGCGGTCTATTTTCAGAATCAAATATCGGTTTCTTTCGGTGTCGATATTCACCCGGCAGCGAGAATCGGCTGCGGGATCATGCTCGATCACGCAACAGGCATTGTGATCGGAGAAACGGCTGTCGTTGAAAACGACGTCTCCATTCTGCAATCCGTGACGCTGGGCGGTACGGGTAAAACCAGCGGCGATCGCCACCCTAAAATTCGTGAAGGCGTGATGATTGGTGCGGGCGCTAAAATTTTGGGGAACATTGAGGTCGGCTGTGGCGCGAAAATTGGCGCCGGGTCTGTCGTATTGCAATCCGTTCCTCCACATACGACGGCGGCAGGGGTTCCGGCTCGTATCGTCGGTCGTCCGGAAAGCGATAAACCCGCTATGGATATGGATCAATATTTCAACGGGATCAATCGCGGCTTTGAATACGGTGATGGTATCTAA
- the pagP gene encoding lipid IV(A) palmitoyltransferase PagP: MYLKRILITLSLITLSVIPFLSYAAASINNVGGNNMSSTVNLVPATADSNDSASDKHEESWWQRSKNNLSTTWNAPQSHDIYIPAITWHNRWTYDKEKTDKYNERPWGAGYGVSRLDKDGDWHGLYIMAFKDSFNKWEPIGGYGYEKRWRPTSDQDFQLGLGFTAGVTMRDNWNYIPIPVLLPLASISYSKLSFQATYIPGTYNNGNVFFAWFRWQI, encoded by the coding sequence ATGTATTTAAAGCGAATTTTAATCACGCTAAGTTTGATTACCCTATCTGTTATCCCTTTTTTGAGCTATGCGGCAGCAAGCATAAATAATGTGGGGGGTAATAATATGAGCAGTACGGTAAATCTCGTGCCCGCTACGGCTGATTCCAATGATTCTGCGTCGGATAAGCACGAGGAAAGCTGGTGGCAGAGGAGTAAAAATAATCTATCTACGACCTGGAACGCTCCGCAGAGCCACGATATCTATATCCCAGCTATCACCTGGCATAATCGCTGGACGTACGATAAAGAGAAGACTGATAAATATAACGAAAGGCCGTGGGGGGCGGGCTACGGTGTTTCCCGTCTGGATAAGGATGGGGATTGGCACGGGCTTTATATTATGGCTTTTAAAGACTCATTTAATAAATGGGAACCTATCGGCGGCTACGGTTATGAAAAGCGTTGGCGACCAACTAGCGATCAGGATTTCCAACTGGGTCTGGGTTTTACGGCCGGCGTAACGATGCGTGATAACTGGAACTATATCCCAATCCCTGTACTGCTGCCTCTGGCATCAATAAGTTATAGCAAACTGTCTTTTCAGGCGACGTATATTCCTGGAACATACAACAACGGTAATGTTTTCTTTGCCTGGTTTAGATGGCAGATTTAA
- a CDS encoding DMT family transporter → MPLLTITTILWAFSFSLIGEYLAGQVDSWFSAMFRLTAAAVVFLPFLRLRGYTPRVIFLYMLVGACQLGIMYLFVFQAYLYLTVPEFLLFTVMTPLYVTLIYDLLARQRLRWGYVMSALLAVFGAAVIHYHGVSEHFWWGFLLVQSANVCFAAGQVGYKRLMELYPVPQHCAFSWFYLGAAIVTIAAWLLFGNLDKLPTTTLQWGVLAWLGIGASGLGYFMWNYGATQVDAGTLSIMNNFHVPAGLLVNFAIWHKTPDWLSFIVGTIIITSSLWVHQRWVVKRPSQMVSAHKRADAPNE, encoded by the coding sequence GTGCCATTACTCACTATCACCACTATTTTGTGGGCATTTTCATTTAGCCTGATTGGCGAATATCTGGCGGGTCAGGTTGATAGCTGGTTTTCTGCGATGTTCCGTCTGACGGCCGCAGCCGTGGTGTTTTTACCGTTCTTACGCCTGCGGGGTTACACGCCGCGTGTCATTTTCTTGTATATGTTAGTGGGTGCTTGCCAACTTGGTATCATGTACCTGTTCGTGTTCCAGGCTTACCTGTACCTGACCGTACCTGAGTTTTTACTCTTTACGGTGATGACGCCGCTGTACGTTACGCTGATTTACGATCTGCTTGCCCGACAGCGCCTGCGCTGGGGTTACGTGATGAGCGCTCTGCTGGCAGTATTCGGGGCGGCGGTGATCCACTATCACGGCGTGAGTGAACATTTCTGGTGGGGATTCCTGCTGGTTCAGTCGGCGAACGTGTGTTTTGCCGCAGGTCAGGTGGGTTATAAGCGCCTGATGGAGCTCTATCCCGTGCCACAGCACTGTGCGTTTTCCTGGTTTTATCTGGGGGCTGCGATCGTGACGATAGCCGCGTGGCTGCTCTTCGGTAATCTGGATAAATTACCTACCACAACCTTGCAGTGGGGCGTGCTGGCATGGCTGGGGATTGGCGCTTCTGGCTTGGGTTATTTTATGTGGAACTACGGCGCAACCCAGGTGGATGCCGGAACGCTTAGCATAATGAATAACTTTCACGTGCCGGCTGGTCTACTGGTCAACTTCGCTATCTGGCATAAAACGCCAGACTGGCTGAGCTTTATCGTGGGGACGATAATTATTACGTCCTCACTGTGGGTACACCAGCGTTGGGTCGTGAAGCGTCCTTCACAAATGGTAAGTGCTCACAAGCGTGCTGACGCGCCGAACGAATAA
- the metR gene encoding HTH-type transcriptional regulator MetR: MIEFKHLRTLQALRNTGSLAAAAAALHQTQSALSHQFSDLEQRLGFRLFVRKSQPLRFTPQGEILLQLAEQVLPQIQQALQSCHEPHQTTLRLAIECHSCIQWLTPALDEFHQHWPQVVMDFKSGVTFDPQPALQQGELDLVMTSDIMPRSGLHYSPLFDFEVRLVLAPDHPLAGKEKIEPEDFTAETLMIYPVQRQRLDVWRHFLQPAGVSPTLKSVDNTLLLIQMVAARMGIAALPHWVVESFERQGLIVTKSLGEGLWSRLYAAVRDGEQRQPVIDAFIRSARQHACEHLPFVKDASRPNAGVPTVRT; this comes from the coding sequence ATGATCGAATTTAAACACCTGCGAACGCTGCAAGCACTGCGCAATACCGGATCGTTAGCCGCCGCTGCCGCTGCACTTCACCAAACTCAATCGGCGTTATCCCACCAGTTCAGCGATCTGGAACAGCGCCTTGGGTTCAGGTTATTCGTGCGTAAAAGCCAGCCGCTGCGCTTTACACCTCAGGGAGAAATTCTGTTGCAGTTGGCAGAGCAGGTGTTACCGCAAATCCAGCAGGCGTTACAGTCGTGCCACGAGCCACACCAAACCACGCTGCGTTTGGCAATTGAGTGCCATAGCTGTATTCAGTGGCTGACGCCTGCGCTAGACGAATTCCATCAGCACTGGCCGCAGGTGGTGATGGACTTTAAATCAGGCGTGACGTTCGATCCTCAACCAGCACTTCAACAAGGCGAACTGGATCTGGTTATGACCTCCGACATCATGCCGCGCAGTGGCCTACACTATTCGCCTCTGTTTGATTTTGAAGTCAGACTGGTGCTGGCTCCCGACCATCCGCTGGCAGGAAAAGAGAAAATCGAACCGGAGGATTTCACCGCCGAGACCCTGATGATTTATCCGGTACAGCGGCAACGGCTGGACGTCTGGCGTCACTTTTTACAACCTGCAGGCGTCAGTCCTACGCTGAAAAGCGTGGACAATACGCTGCTGCTGATTCAGATGGTCGCCGCCCGTATGGGCATCGCCGCGCTACCGCACTGGGTGGTGGAGAGTTTCGAGCGTCAGGGGCTAATTGTAACTAAATCGCTAGGTGAGGGACTTTGGAGCCGGTTGTACGCCGCCGTCCGTGACGGAGAGCAGCGCCAACCGGTGATTGATGCGTTTATTCGTTCGGCGCGTCAGCACGCTTGTGAGCACTTACCATTTGTGAAGGACGCTTCACGACCCAACGCTGGTGTACCCACAGTGAGGACGTAA
- the metE gene encoding 5-methyltetrahydropteroyltriglutamate--homocysteine S-methyltransferase produces MAIVNHTLGFPRVGLRRELKKAQENYWAGNATQEELLTVGRELRARHWQQQKDAGVDLLPVGDFAWYDHVLTTSLLLGNVPARHQNEDGSVDLDTLFRIGRGRAPTGQPAAAAEMTKWFNTNYHYMVPEFTKGQQFKLTWTQLLDEVDEALALGHNVKPVLLGPVTYLWLGKVKGEQFDRLSLLQDILPVYQQVLAELAKRGIEWVQIDEPALALELPQEWLAAFKPAYDALQGQVKLLLTTYFDSVSQNLETIKALPVQGLHIDLVYGKDDAATLSAQLPANWVLSLGVVNGRNVWRADLSSWFERLQPLVGTRDLWLGSSCSLLHSPIDLSVEVRLDDEVKSWFAFAIQKCAELSLLSQALNSGNSQALEAYSAPIRARRTSTRVNNAAVTQRLAAITAQDSQRQNVYSVRADAQRERFNLPAWPTTTIGSFPQTTEIRGLRLDFKQGRLDGNNYRTGIAEHIKQAVVEQERLGLDVLVHGEAERNDMVEYFGEHLDGFIFTQNGWVQSYGSRCVKPPVIIGDVSRPEAITVEWAKYAQSLTDKPMKGMLTGPVTILCWSFPREDVTRETIAKQIALALRDEVADLEAAGIGIIQIDEPALREGLPLHRSDWDAYLAWAVDAFRLNAAVAKDDTQIHTHMCYCEFNDIMDSIAALDADVITIETSRSDMELLESFEEFEYPNEIGPGVYDIHSPNVPSVEWMEDLLKKAAQRIPAERLWVNPDCGLKTRGWPETRQALANMVQAAQRLRETQ; encoded by the coding sequence ATGGCGATTGTGAATCATACACTGGGTTTTCCGCGCGTTGGACTACGCCGTGAACTGAAAAAAGCGCAGGAAAACTACTGGGCAGGTAACGCGACACAGGAAGAGTTGCTGACCGTTGGACGTGAGCTACGTGCGCGTCATTGGCAACAACAGAAGGATGCTGGCGTTGATCTGCTGCCAGTGGGTGATTTCGCCTGGTACGACCATGTGCTGACCACGAGTCTGCTGTTGGGTAACGTGCCTGCGCGCCATCAGAATGAAGATGGCTCGGTCGATCTAGATACGCTGTTCCGTATTGGTCGTGGACGCGCGCCAACCGGTCAACCCGCTGCTGCGGCAGAAATGACCAAGTGGTTTAACACTAACTATCACTACATGGTGCCGGAATTCACCAAAGGGCAGCAGTTCAAGCTGACCTGGACACAGCTGCTGGATGAAGTCGATGAAGCGCTGGCGCTGGGCCATAACGTGAAGCCTGTTCTGTTAGGTCCGGTTACCTACCTGTGGCTGGGCAAAGTGAAGGGTGAGCAGTTTGACCGTCTGTCGCTGCTGCAGGACATTCTACCCGTTTACCAGCAGGTGCTGGCTGAGTTGGCGAAGCGCGGCATTGAGTGGGTGCAGATTGATGAACCTGCACTGGCACTGGAACTGCCGCAAGAGTGGCTGGCCGCGTTTAAACCGGCTTATGACGCACTGCAAGGTCAGGTGAAACTGCTGCTGACGACTTATTTCGATAGCGTTAGCCAGAATCTGGAAACAATCAAAGCGCTGCCGGTTCAGGGGCTGCATATCGATCTGGTTTACGGTAAGGATGATGCCGCAACGCTGAGCGCCCAATTACCTGCTAACTGGGTTCTGTCTCTGGGGGTGGTTAACGGCCGTAACGTCTGGCGTGCTGACCTGAGCAGCTGGTTCGAGCGTCTGCAACCGCTGGTGGGAACGCGCGATCTGTGGCTGGGAAGCTCATGTTCACTGCTGCATAGCCCTATCGATCTGAGCGTGGAAGTACGTCTGGATGATGAAGTGAAGAGCTGGTTTGCCTTTGCGATTCAGAAATGTGCGGAGCTGTCACTGCTGTCTCAGGCACTGAACAGCGGCAACAGTCAGGCTCTGGAAGCCTATAGCGCACCGATTCGTGCTCGCCGTACCTCAACGCGTGTGAATAACGCCGCTGTGACACAGCGTCTGGCGGCCATCACCGCACAGGACAGCCAGCGTCAGAACGTGTATTCAGTTCGTGCGGATGCTCAGCGTGAGCGCTTTAATCTGCCTGCGTGGCCGACCACCACAATCGGTTCTTTCCCGCAAACCACCGAAATTCGCGGCCTGCGTCTGGATTTCAAACAGGGTCGTCTGGATGGCAATAACTACCGCACCGGTATTGCTGAGCACATCAAGCAAGCCGTGGTTGAGCAAGAGCGTCTGGGTCTGGACGTGCTGGTGCACGGTGAAGCCGAGCGTAATGACATGGTGGAATACTTCGGTGAGCATCTGGATGGATTTATCTTTACCCAGAACGGCTGGGTGCAGAGCTACGGTTCTCGCTGTGTGAAGCCGCCTGTTATCATTGGTGATGTGAGCCGTCCAGAAGCGATCACCGTTGAGTGGGCGAAATACGCACAGTCTCTGACCGACAAGCCGATGAAAGGCATGCTGACAGGTCCGGTGACAATCCTGTGCTGGTCTTTCCCGCGTGAAGACGTTACGCGTGAAACCATCGCTAAGCAGATTGCGCTGGCGCTGCGTGATGAAGTGGCAGATTTGGAAGCCGCAGGCATTGGTATCATCCAGATTGACGAACCGGCACTGCGTGAAGGTCTGCCGCTGCACCGCTCTGACTGGGATGCTTATCTGGCATGGGCGGTGGATGCCTTCCGTCTGAATGCCGCTGTGGCGAAAGATGATACGCAAATCCATACCCACATGTGTTATTGCGAGTTTAACGACATCATGGATTCTATCGCCGCGCTGGATGCAGACGTGATTACGATTGAAACCTCTCGTTCCGATATGGAATTGCTGGAGTCGTTTGAAGAGTTTGAGTACCCGAATGAAATCGGCCCAGGCGTTTATGATATCCACTCTCCGAACGTACCGAGCGTGGAATGGATGGAAGATCTGCTGAAGAAAGCGGCGCAACGTATCCCAGCGGAACGCCTGTGGGTGAACCCGGATTGCGGTCTGAAAACTCGTGGCTGGCCGGAAACGCGTCAGGCGCTGGCGAATATGGTGCAGGCAGCGCAACGTCTGCGTGAAACCCAGTAA
- a CDS encoding MCP four helix bundle domain-containing protein, whose translation MSLANWRIGYRLGGGFAILILMLFTVSIFSLSKLSSFQDGARDIVKEVYPQTVDANDLIDNVNGHFVAYLQMMLVSGQEQRQGYVDRIMAYRKEISRLLDNLENNASGELARKQVGVVRGFRAEFIKSGDKIISDALAGNNDVAVAEFNNTLNVIQRNYRDSVKQLVNYQNDAMDNSVETMAEVYNDTRMILLLILVLGAVFGALIAWAITRSVTRPIEQALQVADRVAQGDLTSRITVTSKDETGLLLQSLDRMNTSLSTIVGQVRDGAETISTAASQITAGNQDLSSRTEEQASSLEETAASMEQLASTIKNTAENTQQATEIANKATGAAKQSGDVMLSVTQKMRGIRDSSQRMAEIIGVIDGIAFQTNILALNAAVEAARAGEQGRGFAVVAGEVRSLAQRSATAAREIKDLIDDSVSKIREGMELVDTAEETMGGLTAHVKDVHGIISEISQASREQSDGINQMNLAVGQIDTTTQQNAALVEESASAALSLESQASALAEAVSAFKIRSYSRGDIGSYAPMPMSTPTLSLALVGAKKA comes from the coding sequence ATGAGTTTAGCGAATTGGCGTATTGGCTATCGATTAGGAGGCGGGTTTGCCATCTTGATTCTGATGTTGTTTACCGTGAGTATTTTTTCTTTGTCTAAATTGTCCTCTTTTCAGGATGGTGCCAGAGATATCGTCAAAGAGGTTTATCCGCAAACGGTAGATGCTAATGACCTCATCGATAACGTGAATGGGCATTTTGTCGCTTATTTACAGATGATGCTGGTATCCGGTCAGGAACAGCGTCAGGGATATGTCGATCGGATTATGGCGTACCGCAAGGAAATTAGTCGTCTGCTCGACAATCTGGAAAACAATGCCTCAGGGGAGCTTGCCCGCAAGCAAGTGGGGGTTGTCCGCGGGTTTCGTGCCGAATTCATCAAGTCTGGCGATAAAATTATTAGTGATGCGCTGGCGGGTAATAACGACGTCGCCGTCGCCGAATTCAACAACACCCTGAACGTAATTCAGCGCAATTACCGTGACTCGGTGAAGCAGTTGGTGAATTACCAAAATGATGCAATGGATAATTCTGTCGAGACCATGGCAGAGGTATACAACGATACTCGCATGATTTTGCTGCTTATTTTGGTGCTAGGTGCCGTATTTGGGGCGCTGATTGCCTGGGCTATCACGCGCAGCGTAACCCGCCCAATAGAGCAGGCTTTGCAAGTAGCAGACAGAGTGGCGCAGGGCGATCTGACCTCACGTATTACGGTGACCAGCAAGGATGAAACTGGGCTGCTGCTGCAATCATTGGATCGCATGAACACCAGCCTGAGCACGATTGTTGGTCAGGTGCGTGATGGCGCGGAAACGATCTCGACGGCGGCGTCACAAATCACGGCAGGTAACCAGGATCTGTCATCGCGTACTGAAGAACAGGCCAGCTCGCTGGAAGAAACCGCAGCCTCAATGGAGCAGTTGGCATCCACCATTAAAAACACCGCGGAAAACACCCAACAGGCGACGGAGATTGCCAATAAGGCGACCGGTGCGGCGAAACAAAGCGGTGATGTTATGCTTTCCGTGACGCAAAAAATGCGCGGCATTCGTGATTCATCCCAGCGTATGGCGGAGATCATCGGCGTGATTGATGGTATCGCTTTCCAGACCAACATTCTGGCGCTGAACGCTGCCGTTGAAGCCGCACGTGCGGGTGAGCAAGGGCGTGGTTTTGCCGTGGTAGCGGGAGAAGTCCGTTCGCTGGCACAGCGCAGTGCGACTGCCGCACGGGAGATTAAGGACTTGATCGACGATTCCGTGAGCAAAATTCGTGAAGGCATGGAACTGGTTGATACCGCTGAAGAAACGATGGGCGGATTAACGGCTCACGTGAAAGACGTACACGGCATTATCAGCGAGATTTCACAGGCCAGCCGTGAGCAGAGCGACGGAATTAACCAGATGAATCTGGCGGTTGGGCAGATTGATACTACGACCCAGCAGAATGCGGCCTTGGTTGAAGAGTCTGCCTCTGCGGCACTATCTCTGGAATCACAAGCCTCTGCTCTGGCAGAGGCGGTAAGCGCGTTTAAAATACGGTCGTATAGCCGTGGTGACATCGGTTCTTATGCACCGATGCCAATGAGTACCCCAACGCTGTCTCTGGCACTGGTCGGGGCAAAAAAAGCGTAA